The nucleotide window ACTACTTCCGGCACACGTATGCGCACAAGCCTGCCTGGCAGGGGATCTAGGGCGTGTTTCGAAAGTGGCGTCGTCCGCCCGGAGGGCGGGGCCCGCGGCGTCTGGTGCGGTGCATCGCAAGGCGGAGGGTCGTCCACGTACTGGGCGTACGCGGACGACCCCGACAACGCGGCGAGGTGCCGTGCCAGGCGTCGCGGGGCAGACGGGACTTTCGAAACACGCCCTAGTAGGGCTTGGTCAGATTCGTATCGGTGTGGGTATGTCGCGATGGCAGGTGGGGCAGGCTCCGGCCCAGGTGGCGAGGAGTGTCTGCAGTTCCCGGACGATCTGGTAGAGACTCACACCTGCGCTGCGTCTTTTGGGTCTCGTGCCATCCGTTGCAGGGTGCAGAAGGCGTGGGCGGCGGAGACGAGGGTGACGTGGTGATGCCAGCCGCCCCAGGTGCGGCCCTCGAAGTGGGCCAGGCCCAGGGCCTGTTTCATCTCGCGGTAGTCGTGCTCGATGCGCCAGCGCAGCTTGGCCAGCCGCACCAGCGTGGCCAGCGGCATCCCGGAGGGCAGGTTCGACAGCCAGAACTGCACCGGTTCGCTCTCACCGGCAGGCCATTCGGCCAGCAGCCGGCGTTCTGGCAGTTCAGGATCGTCGCCGGCCTTGCAGATGCCGCGTCCGGCCGGGCGGATGCGCAGGGCGACGAACCGCGAGTACATGCGCTTGAAGCCACTTTGGCCCTTGCCCGCCCGGGAGCCTTCCCGCCAGGACACCGGCCGTGCGGCCGTCCGGCCGACTGCGATGACCAGGTCCTTCATGCTCTGCGCAGGCTCGGGGTACTGAATTTTCGGTGGCCGGCCGGTGCCCGCATAGACGGGCTGGACGGGCCGGGCGCCGGCGGGCTGGGCGGTATGGCGGGAGGAAATCCCCACCACATAGGGCAGCTTGCGCTCCTCCAGACCCAGGCGGAAGGCGGCGGCATCACCGTATCCGGCGTCCGCGACCACCAGGGGAACGTCGACGCCCCATGACCGGGCCTCGTCGATCATGTCAAGCGCCAGCTGCCACTTCTCCACATGCCCCACCTGGGCGGGAATCCCGCAGCGGCCGCGGCGGGCGATCTTGTCCGCATCGGCCTCCGGCGAGGCGGGATCCCAGGATGCCGGCAAGAACAGCCGCCAGTTGACGGCCGCGGAGGCACGGTCATTGGCCAGGTGCAGGGAGACGCCCACCTGGCATTTGGTGACCTTGCCCGCGGTGCCGGTGTACTGCCGCGACACACAAGCCGAGGCATCCCCGTCCTTCAAAAAGCCGGTGTCATCCACGATCAACGCCTCCACGCCGATCACGTCCTGCATCCTCCAGGCCAGCCGGGCCCGCACATACGCGGGATCCCACGGACTGGAGGTGATGAAGTGAGCCAGTGCCTGCCGGTTGCCGTCCTCGCCCAGACGGGCCGCCATCGGCTCCACCGACTTGCGCCGCCCGTCCAGCAGCAGCCCGCGCACATACGCCTGCCCCCACCGCCGCTGATCGGCACGGAAGAACCCGTCGAACAACCCCGCCGCGAACGCCTCCAAGTCCTCCCGGACCGAGGCCATCTCCTCAGGTGTCACACCATTCCAACGACGCTCAAAGAGCAGTGGACACGCATCCACAAGTGAAGATGACCAAGCCCTACTAGGGCCGGTGAGTCAGTAGGACGCAGACAGGCGCCGAGGTCCCCGGAAGTGGGGGCCGTCGGCGCCTACGCGTAGCAGGGCTTGCGGTCGTCGGGCAGGTGCCGGCCGGTGGGTGGTGTGTGCCCACCCGTTCCGTCCCGGCGAAAATGGGTGGGCAGACGCCACGCCGTGGCTACGAGGGGGCCTGCGGCACAGCAGCAGGAGGTGCGAGCCACCCCCCGCCCACCAGCAGGAGGGTGCGGGTCGCCGCCTCCATGCCGCCGCGAGGTTGGGAGCCGCCGCCCGCTCCGGGGGGCTACCGCACCCCCGCGATGACCTCCGCCGCTGCTCTTCCGCATACGGGGGCCGCGCCGTGGGTCGCGATGTGGAGGGCGCCTCTTGGTGGGGCCTGGGGGATGCCCATTTCGACGACGATCGTGTCGGGGCGGGTGGTGAGGAGGGTGTTCAGGGCTTCCGTCATCCAGGGGTGGCGGTGTTCGTCGCGGACCACGGCGACGATGCGGCGTGTGCCCGCGACGGCCAGGGCGGAGGCGCCCGCGCTGTCGCCCGCGAATGTGCCGGTCTCGGTGCCGGGGCGGAGGCGTGCCAGGTCGGCGGCGACGCCCCAGGGTGTCTCGTCGCCCACGGCGATGTTGACGACCGGAGTGAAGGCAGCGACGTAGAGGGGGTGGGTTGTGGGCTCGTACGGGTCGGCGCTTGTAAGCCGGAGTGCGCGGCGGGCCGCGGTCAGGCCGATGGTCTCGCGGGCCGGTCCGGCCGAGACCCCGGGTGTCCGGGCCGTGCTGCGCGCCAGTGACCGTACGCGGGACGCCGCGTCGGCGAGGCGTTCCTCGGGGAGGGTGCCGGCGCGTACGGCCGCGACCAGGGCGTCGCGCAGGCGGCGTATCGTCTCGTCGTCCGCGAGGCCGCCGCCCACGCAGATCGCGTCGGCGCCTGCGGCGAGGGCGAGGGCGCTGCCGTGCTCGATGCCGTAGGTGCCGGCGATGGCCTGCATCTCCATGCCGTCGGTGACGATGAGGCCCTCGTAGCCGAGGCCGCGGCGGAGGAGATCGGTGAGGATGCCCGGGGACAACGTTGCCGGGTGGTCGGGATCCAGGGCCGGGACGAGGATGTGGGCGCTCATGATCGCGCGGGTGCCGGCGGCGATGGCGGCGCGGAAGGGTGCCAGTTCGCGGGCCTCCACCAGGGAGCGCTCGGCGTCGATGCGGGGCAGGGCCAGGTGGGAGTCGACCGCGGTGTCGCCGTGGCCCGGGAAGTGCTTGGTGCAGGCGGCGACGCCGGCGGACTGCAGGCCGGTGACGTAGGCCGCCGTATGGCGGGCGACCAGGTCGGGGTCGGCGCCGAAGGAGCGTACGCCGATGACAGGGTTGGCCGGGTTCGAGTTCACGTCCGCCGAGGGCGCCCAGTTGAAGTTGACGCCGCACTCGGCCAGGCGGCGGCCCAGTTCGTGGGCGACCTGCCGGGTCAGTTCCACGTCGTCGACCGCGCCCAGGGCGTGGTTGCCCGGGAAGGAGGAGCCGGTGCGGACCTCCAGGCGGGTGACGTCGCCACCCTCCTCGTCGATCGCGACCAGGACGTCCTCGCGTTCGGCACGCAACTGGGCGGTCAGGGCGGCGAGTTGTTCGGGCGAGGTGATGTTGCGGCCGAAGAGGCCGACGGAGGCGAGGCCCTCGCCGAGGCGGCGCAGCAGCCAGTCGGGGGCGGTGGTGCCCGTGAACCCGGGCTGGAGGACCGTCAGCACGTCTCGCGTCAGAGTGTCCGTGCCAGTGGCGAATGTCGTCATCGGGTGGGGTTATCCCTTCACGGCGCCCGCGGTGAGGCCCGCGGCCATCTTGCGCTGGACGAGGAGGAACAGGACGACGATCGGCACGGCCATCATCGTGGAGCCGGCCATCATCGGGGCGTATTCGGTGCCGTGCTTGGTGGTGAAGTTGCCGAGCCAGACGGTCGCGGTCTGGTTCTGCTGGCTCATCAGCATCAGGGCGTACAGGTACTCGTTCCACGCCTGGATGAAGCCGTAGACCGAGGTCGCGACCATGCCGGGGGCGAGGAGAGGGAAGACCACGCGGAGGAAGGCGGTGGTGCGGGAGCAGCCGTCGACCATGGCCGCCTCCTCCAGCTCGCGCGGGATGTTGACGATGAAGCCGCGCAGGGTCCACACCGTGAACGGGAGGATGAAGGTCAGATAGGTGATGATCAGGCCACTGAGGCGGTCGTACTGGCCGAGGTCGTTCAGGAGCAGGAAGACCGGGATGATCATCGCGACGAGCGGGACCATCTGGACCGCCAGGATGGCGACGATCACGACCTTGCGGCCGCGGAAGGCGAAGCGGGAGATGGCGAGGGCGGCCAGCATGCCGACGAAGATGCCGATCACCACCACCGTGAGGGACACGACGAGGCTGCGGCCGACCGGGCCCCAGAAGTCGGCGATGTCCAGTGCCCGGCCGAAGTTGGCGAGGGTGACGGACGTCGGCAGCAGGCTGGGGTCGGGGTCGATGGCGTCCTTCGCGGGCTTGAACGCCGT belongs to Streptomyces graminofaciens and includes:
- a CDS encoding IS701 family transposase gives rise to the protein MASVREDLEAFAAGLFDGFFRADQRRWGQAYVRGLLLDGRRKSVEPMAARLGEDGNRQALAHFITSSPWDPAYVRARLAWRMQDVIGVEALIVDDTGFLKDGDASACVSRQYTGTAGKVTKCQVGVSLHLANDRASAAVNWRLFLPASWDPASPEADADKIARRGRCGIPAQVGHVEKWQLALDMIDEARSWGVDVPLVVADAGYGDAAAFRLGLEERKLPYVVGISSRHTAQPAGARPVQPVYAGTGRPPKIQYPEPAQSMKDLVIAVGRTAARPVSWREGSRAGKGQSGFKRMYSRFVALRIRPAGRGICKAGDDPELPERRLLAEWPAGESEPVQFWLSNLPSGMPLATLVRLAKLRWRIEHDYREMKQALGLAHFEGRTWGGWHHHVTLVSAAHAFCTLQRMARDPKDAAQV
- a CDS encoding glycoside hydrolase family 3 protein, with the protein product MTTFATGTDTLTRDVLTVLQPGFTGTTAPDWLLRRLGEGLASVGLFGRNITSPEQLAALTAQLRAEREDVLVAIDEEGGDVTRLEVRTGSSFPGNHALGAVDDVELTRQVAHELGRRLAECGVNFNWAPSADVNSNPANPVIGVRSFGADPDLVARHTAAYVTGLQSAGVAACTKHFPGHGDTAVDSHLALPRIDAERSLVEARELAPFRAAIAAGTRAIMSAHILVPALDPDHPATLSPGILTDLLRRGLGYEGLIVTDGMEMQAIAGTYGIEHGSALALAAGADAICVGGGLADDETIRRLRDALVAAVRAGTLPEERLADAASRVRSLARSTARTPGVSAGPARETIGLTAARRALRLTSADPYEPTTHPLYVAAFTPVVNIAVGDETPWGVAADLARLRPGTETGTFAGDSAGASALAVAGTRRIVAVVRDEHRHPWMTEALNTLLTTRPDTIVVEMGIPQAPPRGALHIATHGAAPVCGRAAAEVIAGVR
- a CDS encoding carbohydrate ABC transporter permease → MSTATVSGPRRSKLGWNLLGLFVFVTAGFPVYWMLNTAFKPAKDAIDPDPSLLPTSVTLANFGRALDIADFWGPVGRSLVVSLTVVVIGIFVGMLAALAISRFAFRGRKVVIVAILAVQMVPLVAMIIPVFLLLNDLGQYDRLSGLIITYLTFILPFTVWTLRGFIVNIPRELEEAAMVDGCSRTTAFLRVVFPLLAPGMVATSVYGFIQAWNEYLYALMLMSQQNQTATVWLGNFTTKHGTEYAPMMAGSTMMAVPIVVLFLLVQRKMAAGLTAGAVKG